AGCCTTCTCACCAAGGAAGTTTTCAATTATAACCTCATCACCCTGAACCTTAACGGTAATTGGGAAGTGGCTGTAAACTACCTTAAGCTTGTAAGTGAAACCCTCTGTTACTCCCTTGATCATGTTCTTGATGTGTGCCTTGAATGTTCTTGCTATTGCCACATCCTTCCTTCTTGGGAAATCCTTGTAAATGACAACTTTCCCATCCTCGACGAAAATCTTCACTCCTGGCCAAAAGAGCTCCCTTTCGACCTCTCCCTTTGGACCCTTAACCTTGACCTTATAGCCCTCAACTGCAACTTCAACCCCCTCTGGGATCTCAACTTCCTCACGAACCCATGCATCGACTGGCATTTCTCTCACCTCAGTACACGTAGGCTATCAGTCTTCCACCAATTCCTTTCTCTATTGCCTCTTTGTGACTCATAACGCCTTGAGATGTTGAAACTATCAATATTCCAAACTCGAATGCTGGAAGGAATCTCTTCTCCCACTTTTCAAATTCTGAAACTTTAACTGGGAATCTAGGCTTTATTGCTCCTGCCCTGTTTATCCTGCCA
This is a stretch of genomic DNA from Pyrococcus sp. ST04. It encodes these proteins:
- a CDS encoding 50S ribosomal protein L6, producing MPVDAWVREEVEIPEGVEVAVEGYKVKVKGPKGEVERELFWPGVKIFVEDGKVVIYKDFPRRKDVAIARTFKAHIKNMIKGVTEGFTYKLKVVYSHFPITVKVQGDEVIIENFLGEKAPRKAKILPGVTVKVRGQEIIVEGIDKEAVGQTAANIEQATRITKWDRRVFQDGIYIVEKAGKPITF
- a CDS encoding 30S ribosomal protein S8, with protein sequence MTLLDPLANALSHITNSERVGKREVYIKPASKLIGEVLRVMQKYGYIGEFEFIDDGRAGVYRVQLLGRINRAGAIKPRFPVKVSEFEKWEKRFLPAFEFGILIVSTSQGVMSHKEAIEKGIGGRLIAYVY